Within the Solibacillus silvestris genome, the region GGGTCTAATTTGAACGATCCTTTAGCAACTAAGACATTGCGTGCATCCATAATTTCAAGTGGTAACTGTTCCAAGTTGATCGCTTTTTCATGTCCGTTACGGATGAAAATTGATGCGTGGAAGCTGCCATCATCGTTTAACTTCGCTTGCAGTCCTGTGAAGTTTACTTCTGTTTTTCCTAACTTCGGTAAAGTTTTCACAATTTCAGCTAGTTTTTCTTGCTGATCTTTCGGTAATTGTTTCTTCCAAGTATCATCCAAGTCTAATTGGTGACCGCGTAATGAAAGTAAGTTGAATGAAATTTTCCAGCCTTCTTCAGGCACTTCGTCTGCAGTAATTGAAGAAGCAGGGAATGTGAAAATCCATGGACGAGCACTTTCTGCTGGGATCACGCCTAGCTCTTTAAAATCAAAGTAATGTGAAGCGATTCGGTTATCATCTTTATCTAAAATTAATAACTCGATTTCACCTAATTCGATTGCTTCTGATAATGAAGAACGGAAAAATGCTTTAACATTCCAAGAACCGTTCGCCAATGAAGGCTCAATATTAATTGCTGACAACGATAGCTGATTTGGTTTCAATGGTGCCAAATCATTTGCCAAGAAATTAAATACATACTTTTGTTCTTGCGGTACATCCCATTCAGGGTGGAAAGATAATTTTGTTATAACATCGCGATTTGCACCTTTTTTAGAAGTATCACCAGATGTTTTTACGACTGATGAAGAATCAACAGCACTGTCTTTACCTACTTTGTCACCTTTTTTAAATAAATCGAATAAACCCATCTGCTATTCCTCCACATTCATCGTAATGTTTTTCATAAATGTTACAAGTTCTTCTACTATTTTGCGGCGAAGTTCCTGATAGTTTTTACCGAATAATTCAAGTCCTTCACGTTGATAAATACGCATCGGATCTTCCTGCTGGTAATGACGTAAGCCAATACCTTCTTTTAAATGAGCCATCTGTTCTAAATGTTTTACCCACATTTGATCGATGAAACTTAACATGACTTGCGGAATAATCGCCATAATTTGTTCGTTTTCAGCAAAGCCTTCGATAACTTCTGTTAATTCTTTTACAGAGGGATCCATTGCATCGAGCATTTTCTTCACTTTTGTTTCTTCGCGGTTCACAGTAACAGGTGTTAAGAATAAAGAGTTCACTGTGCGTTCCATTTTATCGAAATCCCACTCAAGCACATCTTTATCTTCAGGGGCATTTTCACGAACGGCAAAATCTACAGTTTCCTTCATCATCGTCACTAAATGTTCCAGAAGATTTTCATTGCGTAATACTTTATCACGTAAATCATAAACTACACGACGTTGATCATTAATCACATCATCCAGTTTTAAGTTATATTCACGCATAGAGAAGTGTGCGCCTTCAACGATACGCTGTGTACGTTCGATCAGCTCTGTCACTTCTTTGTTTTGAATAAGACCAATTTCGTCTGTTGTCATTTTCTTACGGAATTTCTCGACATCATCTTTTGCGAAACGTTTGAACATATCGTCTTCAATTGAAAGGATAAATCGAGTTTCACCTACGTCACCTTGACGACCGGAACGTCCGCGTAATTGGTTGTCGACACGACGGCTTTCATGCTTTTCAGTACCGATTACAAATAGACCGCCAAGCTCATCAACGCCTTTACCTAATACGATATCCGTTCCACGTCCTGCCATGTTTGTCGCAACGGTAATACGATTTTTTTGTCCGGCTTCCGAGATTAATTCAACCTCTTGTTCGACTGTTTTCGCATTTAATAATTGGAATTGTAATCCATGTTTTTTTAAATAATCCGCTACTTTTTCTGATTGCAAAATAGAAGTTGTCCCGATTAATACCGGTTGTCCTTTTTCATGGCGACGCAATACTTCCTGTGCCACATATTCGTATTTTTGCTCGATTTTTTCGAATACGATATCCGGTTGGTCCAGGCGTCGACGTGGACGGTTTGTCGGTATTTGAATAACGCGCATACCGTAAACTTCTAAAATTTCCTTTTCTTGAGTTTTCGCAGTACCTGTCATCCCTGATAATTTCGGATACATACGGAAGTAGTTTTGAATTGTAACTTGTGCCTGTGCTTTGTTTTCCTCAGTGATTGTCACGCCTTCTTTTGCTTCAATCGCCTGATGTAAGCCGTCAGAAAGTGAACGACCTTCCATGATACGGCCAGTAAACATATCGACTAATTCGATTTTGTCATCACGTACGATGTAATCAACATCACGCTCAAACATAACGTGTGCACGTACTGCCTGAATTACGTAATGGTACAAAGTTTGATGTTCTAAATCGTATAAGTTGTCGACTCCGAATGCAGCTTCAACTTTTTCGATACCTTGATCTGTTAAAGAAGTCGCTTTCGTTTCGTCATCGAAATCATAATCTTCTTCAGCTTTGAAACGTTTCGCCAACATTGCAGCAATACGGTGCAGTTCTTCGTTTGCACCCATTTTACCCGCGATGATTAACGGTGTTTTCGCTTCGTCAATTAAGACAGAATCTACTTCATCGATAATCGCAAAGTGGTATGGACGCTGTACTTTATCGCCGATTGTATGTGCCATATTATCACGTAAGTAGTCGAAGCCGAATTCTGTACCGACACCATATGTAATATCCGCATTGTACGCTTCCTTTTTATCTGCAGGCTCCATCATTGGAACATTCAATCCAACTGTTAACCCAAGGAAACGGTGAATTTGTCCGATTAATTCGAAGTCACGTTTTGCAAGGTAATCGTTTACCGTAATAACGTGTACACCTTTGCCTTCCAATGCACGCACGTAAGAAGGGAGTGAGGCAACAAGTGTTTTACCTTCACCTGTCGGCATTTCGGCAATATTACCTTCAGTCAGTACTAGACCGCCGATTAACTGCACATCAAAGTGGCGCATGTTTAATACACGTTTAGAAGCTTCACGGACAACAGCAAATGCATCAGGGATAATATCAACTAGCTGTGTTCCGTTTTCTAAACGCTCTTTAAATGTAAATGTCATATTTCGAAGTTCTTCGTCAGACATAGGACTATATGTTGCTTCGAGGCTATTAATTTGCTCTACTGTTTTGTAGTATCTTTTTAGCTCTCGAGCACTTGTTTGCTCTTTATTACGTTTGAAAATTGAGAACATTATTTTACTCTCCTTTGAAATTGGCTACTTTAATATAGTAGACACTCCGTTATTTTATCAAATAATGCACAAAAAGACTACTGAACAAAAGGGAATTCATAGGAACAATATAAATAAATTGGATGAACCTCTCTTTTATAATATTAATTATTTGATTAGTTTGAAATATACTAGAAGAATGATAGATGTAAAATTTATGTGAGCGGAATAAATAGTGGAAGGAATTTGAGCTATATTTTATGAATTGTTCATGCTATACTTATGTTGAATAAAAATGTAGAGTTTTTAATGAATCTCCAAAAGGCGATTTATTGTAATGCTTAATACTACAAAAATTAAGGAGGAGAGACATGATTTACGTGTCTTTAATCGTAGCTTTTATTGCTGCTATTATACTAACTCCGCTTGTGAAGCGATTGGCTTTTCGCCTTGGAGCTGTAGATGCCCCGAACTATCGTAAAGTGCATGCTCGCATTATGCCACGATTAGGCGGTTTAGCAATTTTTGGTGCGTTTATGATCGGGATATTACTTTTAAAATTAGTCACGAACTTCGAAAGTGACTACTTATATGCAATTTTAATTGCCGCGACAATTATTGTAGCAACAGGTGTTGTCGATGATATGCGGGAAATTTCCGCAAAGGCTAAGCTGCTTGGTCAAGTAATTGCTGCCTGCATCGTTGTATTTGTCGGCGGTATTCAAATTGATAATATTAACTTACCGTTTGGTGGGGAACTGGAATTCGGCTGGTTAGGTATTCCGTTCACAATTATTTGGATTGTTGGTATTACTAATGCGATTAACTTAATCGATGGTCTTGATGGACTAGCTGCAGGTGTCTCAACAATTGCGTTAATGACATTAGCCGTAATGGCAATGATCATGGGTAACGGTATTGTTATCGCAATGGCTGCTATTTTGGCTGCTGCAACAATCGGTTTCCTGTTTTTCAACTTCCACCCAGCAAAAATTTTCATGGGGGACACAGGTGCACTGTTTTTAGGATTTATGATTTCGGTGCTCGCGCTATTAGGATTTAAAAACGTAGCTGTTATTTCATTCGTTATCCCGGTTATTATGCTGGGAGTTCCAATTTCTGATACATTCTTCGCGATCGTGCGTCGTTTACGTAGCGGTAAAAAGTGGTCGGATCCGGATAAATCGCATTTACACCACCGTTTATTGGATTTAGGATTCTCGCATCGTCAAACAGTGATGATTATTTATGCGATGGCTGCAATGTTCGGTCTCGCTGCTGTCATCTTCTCGATGGCAAAAGTATGGGGCGCAATTCTACTCATTGCCGTTATACTAGTGGCGATTGAACTGTTCGTAGAAATTATCGGCCTCGCCGGCAAAAACTACAAACCATTGCTCAACCTCGTAAGAATATTTAATAAGTGAAAAGATCGAAACAAGTAAATGGCTTTGTGCCGTTTGCTTGTTTTTTATTTAAGGGGAATTTAGTTGCCAAATTGTTGGAGGAAGTAGAAAGTTTGGGGGCTAAAGTGGAAAGAGATGAAGTGAAAGTAGAAAGCTCTGAAGCTAAAGTAGAAGCTTCTCGTGGAAATGTAGAACGGATCACCTGAAAAGTAGAACGCGTGAATTTATTAGCAAATTCGCAGGAAAAAGTGGAACAGTATGCCCGTAATGTAGAACACCCCCTATACTAGTAGAAACGCCATATAAAAAACCAACCCCCGCATTACTTGCGGAGGTTGGTTTCGGTTATTGTGTATCGGAATTTGTTTTTGTTGTATAAGCTGAGTTGGATTGGGAGCTTGTGCCCGAAATGTTTGTCGATTCCGGAGTAAGTCCTAAATGACTTTTTAAAATATGGCTTGTTTCTGCAAGCGCTTCTTCATCCAGTTTGTAATAGTAAACACCTGTAGACATGTCGTCATAGCCTTCCAGCGTTAATGTATCAATGCGAGGCATGCCGTTTGTTAAATAGCTGAAGAACGATTTCATCTCTGTAAATGTCATATCTGTCTTCATGTTGTTTCCAACAGCGGATAAAATATCATCATATTTTGAAAGTGATGTAAATGACGCTGCTTTAGAAGCGATTGCCTGAATGATTTCCTGCTGCCGTTTACCGCGTTCAATGTCATTGTCCTGTTTACGTGTGCGGGCAAGTGCCAGTGCTTCACGGCCGTCCAATGTTTGCAATCCTGGCTGCAAGTTGACTGTGTTGCGGTCGAACTCGTCTTTTTCAAGCATTGCGTATGGTACTTCTGCTTCAATGCCGCCTAATGCATCGACAATCTCGATGAAGGCATTAAAGTTTACACGCATATAGTAATCAATTGGGATATCAAATAATTTTTCTACCGTTTCAATTGAAGCAAGTGTGCCACCGCGCGCATGTGCATGGTTGATTTTATCGTTATATCCGATGTGAGGGATGTAAACATATGAATCACGTGGAATACTTACTAGTTTAACTGTTTTTGTTTTATTGTTCAAAGTGGCAAGCAATAGGGCATCGGTGCGGGAATTGTCTGCACCTTGTCCGCGCTTATCACTATCATCGACACCTAAAATTAAAATAGATACATTGTCTTGGGCAGGCTCAACTTTTACTTCTCGCTGGTCCGACATTTTGCGGTCCTCGATAACTTCATATGCACTGTCTGCTGCATGTTCGGCTTGCTTCGTCAAATAGACACCGTATGCTGTTGCACAAATTGCGAGTGAAAGAGTCAGAAGCATCGTAACTTTAAGAAATAATCTGAATTTCGAAGAGCCTTTCTTTTTATTTTGCCTTGTTGTCATAAAGATTCTCCTCTAGGTTAGGGATAGGTTACTATATTTAATTGGTTATACTAGTTAATTCGTAATCTTATCTAATATACTACAATCACCTTTTGTCGTAAAGTAACGAAGTCTTGCATTATGATGACATTTATTTCGAGGTTATTCCTTCGAAAATTCGATGAAAAGCGCGTCTTCGTTTTTAATTGCTGCCTGGCCGTTTGTCAGTTCAGTAATCCAGTCGATAAATGTTTGCTCTTCTTCTTTTAAAACATGTACATAAATTTCTACATTTTCCGCATACTGAATATCATGAAGAAGGTAGTGGGAACCACGTATTTCATTTTCTAATTTCCCTAACCACACATAATCAATCTCAATTTTCATTAAATAATGCAATTTTCGCTCAACAACTTGGGCAGCAGCGATTCCTTCTGTTGTAGCTTTACTATATGCACGGATCAAACCGCCTCCGCCCAGCTTAATCCCGCCGAAATAGCGAGTGACGACAACAACCGTATCTTTTAAACCTTGTTTTTTAAGTACTTCTAACATAGGGACGCCTGCAGTACCGCTTGGTTCCCCGTCATCATTCGCTTTTTGGATCTGGTCATGCTCACCAATCATATAG harbors:
- a CDS encoding accessory Sec system S-layer assembly protein, producing MGLFDLFKKGDKVGKDSAVDSSSVVKTSGDTSKKGANRDVITKLSFHPEWDVPQEQKYVFNFLANDLAPLKPNQLSLSAINIEPSLANGSWNVKAFFRSSLSEAIELGEIELLILDKDDNRIASHYFDFKELGVIPAESARPWIFTFPASSITADEVPEEGWKISFNLLSLRGHQLDLDDTWKKQLPKDQQEKLAEIVKTLPKLGKTEVNFTGLQAKLNDDGSFHASIFIRNGHEKAINLEQLPLEIMDARNVLVAKGSFKLDPVLTVQPNTTKPWTFIFPKELVTAEGADLSRWTARVPQ
- the secA gene encoding accessory Sec system translocase SecA2 (functions in protein export; can interact with acidic membrane phospholipids and the SecYEG protein complex; binds to preproteins; binds to ATP and undergoes a conformational change to promote membrane insertion of SecA/bound preprotein; ATP hydrolysis appears to drive release of the preprotein from SecA and deinsertion of SecA from the membrane; additional proteins SecD/F/YajC aid SecA recycling; exists in an equilibrium between monomers and dimers; may possibly form higher order oligomers; in some organisms, especially gram positive pathogens, have paralogs that have been found to be nonessential but do function in secretion of a subset of exported proteins), translated to MFSIFKRNKEQTSARELKRYYKTVEQINSLEATYSPMSDEELRNMTFTFKERLENGTQLVDIIPDAFAVVREASKRVLNMRHFDVQLIGGLVLTEGNIAEMPTGEGKTLVASLPSYVRALEGKGVHVITVNDYLAKRDFELIGQIHRFLGLTVGLNVPMMEPADKKEAYNADITYGVGTEFGFDYLRDNMAHTIGDKVQRPYHFAIIDEVDSVLIDEAKTPLIIAGKMGANEELHRIAAMLAKRFKAEEDYDFDDETKATSLTDQGIEKVEAAFGVDNLYDLEHQTLYHYVIQAVRAHVMFERDVDYIVRDDKIELVDMFTGRIMEGRSLSDGLHQAIEAKEGVTITEENKAQAQVTIQNYFRMYPKLSGMTGTAKTQEKEILEVYGMRVIQIPTNRPRRRLDQPDIVFEKIEQKYEYVAQEVLRRHEKGQPVLIGTTSILQSEKVADYLKKHGLQFQLLNAKTVEQEVELISEAGQKNRITVATNMAGRGTDIVLGKGVDELGGLFVIGTEKHESRRVDNQLRGRSGRQGDVGETRFILSIEDDMFKRFAKDDVEKFRKKMTTDEIGLIQNKEVTELIERTQRIVEGAHFSMREYNLKLDDVINDQRRVVYDLRDKVLRNENLLEHLVTMMKETVDFAVRENAPEDKDVLEWDFDKMERTVNSLFLTPVTVNREETKVKKMLDAMDPSVKELTEVIEGFAENEQIMAIIPQVMLSFIDQMWVKHLEQMAHLKEGIGLRHYQQEDPMRIYQREGLELFGKNYQELRRKIVEELVTFMKNITMNVEE
- a CDS encoding undecaprenyl-phosphate alpha-N-acetylglucosaminyl 1-phosphate transferase — its product is MIYVSLIVAFIAAIILTPLVKRLAFRLGAVDAPNYRKVHARIMPRLGGLAIFGAFMIGILLLKLVTNFESDYLYAILIAATIIVATGVVDDMREISAKAKLLGQVIAACIVVFVGGIQIDNINLPFGGELEFGWLGIPFTIIWIVGITNAINLIDGLDGLAAGVSTIALMTLAVMAMIMGNGIVIAMAAILAAATIGFLFFNFHPAKIFMGDTGALFLGFMISVLALLGFKNVAVISFVIPVIMLGVPISDTFFAIVRRLRSGKKWSDPDKSHLHHRLLDLGFSHRQTVMIIYAMAAMFGLAAVIFSMAKVWGAILLIAVILVAIELFVEIIGLAGKNYKPLLNLVRIFNK
- a CDS encoding transcriptional regulator, with protein sequence MTTRQNKKKGSSKFRLFLKVTMLLTLSLAICATAYGVYLTKQAEHAADSAYEVIEDRKMSDQREVKVEPAQDNVSILILGVDDSDKRGQGADNSRTDALLLATLNNKTKTVKLVSIPRDSYVYIPHIGYNDKINHAHARGGTLASIETVEKLFDIPIDYYMRVNFNAFIEIVDALGGIEAEVPYAMLEKDEFDRNTVNLQPGLQTLDGREALALARTRKQDNDIERGKRQQEIIQAIASKAASFTSLSKYDDILSAVGNNMKTDMTFTEMKSFFSYLTNGMPRIDTLTLEGYDDMSTGVYYYKLDEEALAETSHILKSHLGLTPESTNISGTSSQSNSAYTTKTNSDTQ